TTGCTAATGGCATTGTCTCGTCATTCATTGCTGCGGGGCTTCTGCCGATACTGGAGCACTCATTTAATATCCCAACTGACGCAAAACTTCTTGAATTACTCGACCTTAATCAGCCTGTACTTAAACAGCTTTCCAAAGAAGCGCCCGGCACATATCAAAGCTGTCTTGCTGTTGGAACTCTTGCAGAAGCTGCCAGTGACAGCATAAAGGCAAACTCTTTACTTAGTAAAGTCGCATCTTATTACCACGACATAGGAAAAATTAAGAAGGCTTCATACTTTATTGAAAACCAAATTCAGAACAAAAATGTACATAATAAAATAACTCCGATTATGAGCAATCTTGTACTAATCTCTCATGTAAAAGACGGTGCCAAAGCTGCAAAAGAGGCAAATTTGCCTAAACTTATAACTGATATTATTGAACAGCATCATGGTACAACTCTGACCTCTTTTTTCTTTCAGCGTGCATTGGAAAACGACAATAATAACTCTGTAAAAGAAGAAGATTTCCGCTATCCAGGACCAAAACCGCAGACAAAGGAAGCGGCAATTGTAATGCTCGCAGATTCTGTAGAGGCTGCTTCCAGAACATTAAAGGATCCTACTTCAACCAGAATTAAGACTATGGTTGAAAAAATCATAAACAATAAATTTAGTGATAATCAACTTGATGAGAGCACTCTGACCCTGAAAGATCTGAGCAAGATTGCTGAAAGCTTTACACATATCTTGATAAGCATGTTTCATTCAAGAATTGAATACCCGGACACAACTGGAAGTAATGGAAGTAGAGATAAACAACCTTCAAAAAAAGACAAAAATAAATAACAGTTTGCTTAGGAAAGCCATTTTACACACTTTAAAAAGTGAAAGATGTCCTCAAGACACTCATGTCAGTGTTGCCATTGTAACGGATTCTAAGATAAAAAAGCTGAATACAACATACAGAAAAAAATGCTCTGTTACTGATATTCTAGCGTTTCCAATGCATGAGAAAGAATTTCCACAAATATGTAGGAGTATACTTGGAGAGATTGTAATATCTGCAGAATCAGCTGAAATACAGGCAAAAAACATGAATATTCCTTTTGATGAGGAAATGATACGTCTATCAGTTCATGGAACATTACACTTGCTTTCCTATACAGATACTTCTACACATTATGCAAAAAAGATGATAACTCGCCAGGAACAGCTAGTAAGGGAATTAATATGAAACAGAGAAGCTTGTTAGAAAGCTTTAACAATGCTATTGACGGATTTATATATACTTTAAAAACACAAAAGAATATGAGAATTCATTTTCTTATAGCTGCTGCTGTGTTTATAATTAGCCTGTTTCTAAAACTAACAAGAGTTGAATTTATTATTCTGTGCTGTACAGTAACATTGGTTTTAGTTGCAGAGATGCTTAATACTGCTATTGAATTACTTATAGACATGTTTACAAAAGCGTATCATCCTGTAGCGCGTGTTGTTAAAAATATTGTTGCTGGAGTGGTTTTTATATGTTCTGTGAATGCTGTTCTCGTAGGCTATCTTCTTCTTGTTTATTCTCTGCAATCGCCTGCAGAATCAGTCATAGACAAGGCAAAAGGCTCAACGTATCACATCACGTTTATTGTTTTAATTGGAGTTCTGATGACTACTCTCATTACAAAAATATTTTTTAAGAGAGGGACTGTTCTGCATGGAGGAATGCCAAGCGGACATAGTGCCTTAGCATTTGCAATAGCTACAATCATAACTCTTCTAACGTTACCAAATAAACTAATTATTGCTGCACTTGTCTTTCTACTGGCTTCTATGATAGCACGCAGTAGAGTAAAAAGACATATTCATACATGGTGGGAGGTAATTATGGGAGCTATATTTGGCACAACAGTAACTTTATTGATATTTCAAATATTATCAGCTAAAATATAAAAAGGAGACAATACTAATTGGACATACAATCTATATTTCAGGGTATATGCCTTATCATTCTGCTTTTTCTGTCGGCATTTTTTTCCGGCATAGAAATAGCATTTATGGAGTTAAACAAGTTTCGCATAAAGAATCTTGTAGATAAAAATCCAAAAACAAAGAAGCTGTTATTCTGGCTGAAAAATCCTCACAAAGTTTTAACTGTTATTGCTATTTGCAACAATTTCGTCAATATAGCTGCCTCTGCAATAGCAACTTCTATAGCAATTACTATTGCAGCAAAACATGGTATGACTAATAGTGCAGGTGTCGGTATATCAGTCGGTGTAATGACGTTTCTGATACTGGTTTTTGGAGAAATTACACCAAAAAATTTTGCCAAAATCAATTATGAAGCCCTTGCGTTATTTGCTATAACACCTGTTAGAATTCTCACAAATCTCCTCATGCCAGTTGTAAGAGCGTTACTGTTTATAACAAAAATTATTATAAGAATGTTTGGAGGACGGATTGAGAAA
The window above is part of the bacterium genome. Proteins encoded here:
- the ybeY gene encoding rRNA maturation RNase YbeY, with the translated sequence MEVEINNLQKKTKINNSLLRKAILHTLKSERCPQDTHVSVAIVTDSKIKKLNTTYRKKCSVTDILAFPMHEKEFPQICRSILGEIVISAESAEIQAKNMNIPFDEEMIRLSVHGTLHLLSYTDTSTHYAKKMITRQEQLVRELI
- a CDS encoding diacylglycerol kinase produces the protein MKQRSLLESFNNAIDGFIYTLKTQKNMRIHFLIAAAVFIISLFLKLTRVEFIILCCTVTLVLVAEMLNTAIELLIDMFTKAYHPVARVVKNIVAGVVFICSVNAVLVGYLLLVYSLQSPAESVIDKAKGSTYHITFIVLIGVLMTTLITKIFFKRGTVLHGGMPSGHSALAFAIATIITLLTLPNKLIIAALVFLLASMIARSRVKRHIHTWWEVIMGAIFGTTVTLLIFQILSAKI